The genomic stretch gctgctgctggtccacaattaaaaaaaagaaaattgagtCTCTTCTCCAATAAAGGCTTCGAGTGATGCGTTGGCTCACActagaaaacaaacattaatgaGTGATAACTGCAGGGACGGGACAGTTCAggtcttttcatttatttccaatCAGTACCTCTAAATGAGTTGAAAGTGAGGTTTTCAACTATTTGGGCAAAGGAAACCAAtggtattacattttaaaataaattaaggaAGAATTAGTTGAGGTTTAGTTTTCttatattttagaaatactATGATTTTCTAATTCGCTTTGAGGTGAAATTACAAAATGTTCATGTAAGCCTGCAGGCCTTTAAGAAGAGTACTTTAATATGCAAACCGTTAGCTGCCCGCAGCAGTGTGCAGGATGTCCTCCCCATTAGGATATGAACACCCACTCTTCATAAGTGCTGGTTCCCCACAGAGTGGCTTTACAAAGTGCACCGTCTTTATGAATGTATGCAAATATTGGATGTAACTTACACAGAATTCAGTTTGTACATCATTTACAGAAAATAGTTGGACTCAGGCTAGACAGCTTGATTGCGCAACGTATTTACTTGAATCAGCTCAAGAATGAGAAGAAACCATTTTACTGTTATTAAAGATTCATAACAATTTAGATAATTGTGTTGCATTGAAAACTTGTTCAAGAAATTAGTTTTTCACCCAAGCTGCAAATGACAAATctggaaaatgttcaaattgagTGGATTTAATACCCAGCTAATAATCTTGGGTATGTTAAGCATTTAATAATTCATGTGATAcccagcaataaaaaaaaaaaagttaaacgGGATATTTCCCCCCAGCACAGCAATTGCATTATCACATTGTCGTCTAAATACATAATACTTTAAAGGAAGCAGCTACAGTCCAAACACTAATGCCGTCTGACCAGTAGAAAAACTAATGTCTTGAAATAATTTAATCACATACAAATTGTTTTTATGGTTTGGTGTTGAACGATGTGTCAAAAGTTCTCACTCTTTAGGTGCTGTAGACAAGTTTCTTGAGTGAATGTCAGGTGAATTTATGACTTCCATTACTGATCTACTGTTTTCAGGCTAAGGATGCACTTTTGTTCAAGACATTTGTTAATGAGAAATCATGTGTCCCCGTTGTCTTACAGAAAGTTGatttacaaacatttgaaacaagttCATGGATGGTTTAATAGAAATACCTGTGATATTCCAATAAATTGACTAAAATCAAGGCATGTGAATACATCTGATAATTCTTAAGTCACTggcagtttaaaacatttaatgaagaAACAAGTGAAGTTCGAGACAGTTTGAGCAATGCTTTTTAAATTCAGAATAATGCCTTTTCATTACTTGCACACTTTTCCAGAAAAtagcaattaaaaaataaaaaacccacAGATTCAGCTTTGCATCAATTCCACAGACAATAGCTTCATTTGATCATGTAAAGTGCCGTCTTAATATTTGGACATGGACAatttgttttggcttttttattattagacATGGAACCAAGGTCAAAGAGCAGACTTGTAACATGTACAAGTAGTTCCTCATCTTAAAAGACAACGCCGTACGACCATTCAAGACAAGGCCACCAGGGAGTTAAAGGCTCGACAGGATGTCATTAACAGGCCAAGTATGTCAGATAAGTGCGACTGCACAGGCGCTTTTTACCAACCGaaaaccacatttaaaaaataaataacacaaggCACACATTCCCCAAATGAGCATGAAGTAAAGTTGGCTGATAATGTTACATGTGATTTGATTCAATTCATATTTAAGTGTCCAATTATTTGTTGTCCCTTTATAAACATGAGTCTAAAAAAAGGGTTTCGATTCACTATAAACCCAATATAGATGAAATATCCTCAAAGctgccccccccaccccacctcaAATCTAATATGATGCAAAGCCAACAACAAATATTGTCCCTCTCCAAATACTCAACACACTTCACTGCAGGAGCTCAATAAACAATATAGATGATAAGAATAAGTGCCCTAAAAGTCATTTTCCCTTCAAAATCTTCCCTGAGAACAAAATGTAGCATCCAACAAGTGATGAGTGCAGGTATATTACATATCTCCATCATGGCTCAGTAGGAGCCATTTGTTATGAAGGACTGGAACATGTGGAAAGCTGGACCTGGAGCCCACTGAGGAACCATGTGACCTGCACcctgaaacacagaggacagcaGCATTTCACTTATAATGTAAccgtttccccccccccccccccaatgtgAAGCAGGACAGCTATGAGTCTGGCACACTAAAAACACACTGGTGGTTACCTTGACCGTCAGGAAAGTGATGTTTCCATACTGTTGATAGAAACCAGCAATCTGTTCATCATGAATCCACGTCTGGTACTTCGTGGTTTCCTGagaatattatcagtattaagAAGTGTATCTGGTTATACGATTACAACTTTGTCAGTTTATACAAATTCATGTTGCATCTTCAGGCAGTTCTGTTCAAGAAATGTGCACACGGGTTGAACACGCGTATGAAACTCTCAGGTACAAAACGCATTGAAAAAAACAGTCATGACAATTAAACGCATCCCATTACAGCCTCTGGATTTAGATCTCAGTTAGCCACACACTGATTTTAGTTTAGCTACAGAATATACTgatttatacaaataaaaactgctGTCTGTTGGAGGGCAGACGACCATAGTCCGTTTAAAACATGAGTTTGTGGGGAACTCCTTTATAATCTCTTAAAATTAGAGTTCCTACCTTCAGGCCGAGGTCTTCGACAAACCACTGGTCTCCCAGGAAGTTGCAGGCCATGTCCGTGTCTCCGTTGTAAACGAGCGCccgcagacccagagagagcaGCTTCATATACACTTCCTTCACTGTTGGGTACAGGTAGGTGTAGTGCTCTCCGACGGAGTCACTGCAATAAAGAAAAGAGCCCGTTACGATCACGGTGGGCATGTCCCTGACCTCGTAACTCTAAGCAAAAAGAGGAGGAATGCCTCAAGTTAGAAAAAGGGCTGATTTAAATGACAGGTTTCTAAACAGCAATTGTGCTCGTGTACTTGTTTAACACTGCAATGTTTTGAAAACGGCAGTTTGAGGCAAAACATTTGGAGAATccacaaactgtttaaaaaaatattgtggGAGCAGAAAGTGTGCAGTCTATTGTTTGCCATAAAATCTCATGAGGTCATAATTTGGTTTAGGAccaaaatatctgcaaaacacaacattcccatcagcgtcagttacactttgttttttaaatgtattgtattaaaataaggagattattatatttttttaaatcagcaggttagcatgctgatgttagctttTAGCTCATAGCACTACTGTGCCTTAGTATAGCCACAGAGCCTCGTTACACtttgtaatttaataaaattgcTGCATATAATTGATTTACTGCGAGtaagatttaataaaattgcTGCATATAATAGATTTACTGCGAGtaagatttaataaaattgcTGCATATAATTGATTTACTGCGAGTAAGATGCACTTCTAACAACTGCTTAGAGGGGCAAATTAaccattttttaatttatgtctGAACGTCACATTCTtgagactttaaaaaaagggtGAGATGGTCAGTTTATAGATTGATAAATGAAGATAAACATCACAGGGAACACTTTCAACAAATACCCACACTGTAATAAAAGCTCCCTTTAAATTTTATTagtgacattttgaaacattACTAATAAGATTAAGGCGACAACCCATTCATTATTTAGCCGACATACCTGCAGAGGTCCCAGGGTGGTAGTGTATCTGGCACGTGTAAAGCTTTCCTCACATCGCCTCTGTTCAGCCAGTTAATCTGAGCCGTACTGTTGATGCAGGGAGGGACTGCACCCAGAGACACGGAAGGCACGCCATctgaaaacttaaaaacaataaaagattaTTAATTACTGTTACAAGACATCATTGAGAAATTGAATAACGGGGACACGGGCGAGCAGCACTCACTTTGAGGGTGTGTGGGCGTTTCCTGTAGTTCTTAAACAGCTGACTCATGGTCATCTCGTAGCCTCCGTGGGATCTCCTGCCACCCTCACAATCCAAGTAAAGGCTATACTCATTAAGTCCACTACCATACACTATGCTAAAGGCCACTTTCACCTGAAGGGGGAGACATGGACCAATTAAAAATATGAAAGTCATCTGGTAGCACCAGAAATGACCAGCTGTTGTGTAAAAATAGTTCACACATACCAGCGTGCTGCAGGTCTCTGAACTGGAGTTGTAGAAGTTACAGTTTCCCTTGTCACAGCAGTTTATGTTCAGATCACGCCACAAACTGCACATAAAACATAGTTTTACAATGACATGACCCACATACCAGTAATGTACAACTTCTTGGCTCGTAGTCAAACAGTAGCATGAggcgatagatagatagatagatagatagatggatagatggatagagagatagatttcattacattttctggCTGAATTAAAACCACAAGAGTGAACTCTGAAGTGAACATTGAAATACTCAGATACAAATCAAACGCTTTACTTTTACATACACCAAGGTATTATTGTAAACTAAATAGAAAACGACatctaatatctaatatattgCTAGgttaaaaaactaaagtttaaataaaatgttaattccATTTCTGCTATAATATAATCCCTCTCGTGAAACTGAAGCACAGAAATGTAACACTGGACATTCCAGGAGATGGTGCTATGCTACAATTGCTTCATAATAATCCcggtttttgttgttgttgtttttacatgcaGGATCTCAGCAAATCTAGACTTAACCAGGAGGAACAAACT from Cottoperca gobio chromosome 3, fCotGob3.1, whole genome shotgun sequence encodes the following:
- the si:ch211-122f10.4 gene encoding LOW QUALITY PROTEIN: lysosomal protective protein (The sequence of the model RefSeq protein was modified relative to this genomic sequence to represent the inferred CDS: deleted 2 bases in 2 codons); this encodes MFAGGLLVCLLAVFQLGSRAQYAPDEVTQLPGMKFKPNYRQWSGHLQARPGKFLHYWFVTSQRDPVKDPLVLWLNGGPGCSSLDGFLSENGPFHVTDNGVTLYENAFSWNKIANMLYLESPVGVGYSYSDDKKYATDDDQVAEDSYKALQSFFSKFPHFTQNEFFIFGESYGGVYAPTLSLRVATGVAKINLKGFSAGNGLSSFALNDQSLIYFGYYHGLFGEDLWRDLNINCCDKGNCNFYNSSSETCSTLVKVAFSIVYGSGLNEYSLYLDCEGGRRSHGGYEMTMSQLFKNYRKRPHTLKFSDGVPSVSLGAVPPCINSTAQINWLNRGDVRKALHVPDTLPPWDLCSDSVGEHYTYLYPTVKEVYMKLLSLGLRALVYNGDTDMACNFLGDQWFVEDLGLKETTKYQTWIHDEQIAGFYQQYGNITFLTVKGAGHMVPQWAPGPAFHMFQSFITNGSY